One window of the Bubalus bubalis isolate 160015118507 breed Murrah chromosome 8, NDDB_SH_1, whole genome shotgun sequence genome contains the following:
- the LOC102416301 gene encoding 60S ribosomal protein L36a-like encodes MAFCAGIALSNMVNVPKTRWTFCKKCGKHQPHKVTQYKKGKDSLYAQGKRRYDRKQSGYGGQTKPIFRKKSKTTKKIVLRLECVEPNCRSKRMLAIKRCKHFELGGNKKRKGQVIQF; translated from the coding sequence ATGGCTTTCTGTGCTGGTATCGCTCTTTCAAACATGGTGAACGTTCCAAAAACCCGCTGGACTTTCTGTAAGAAGTGTGGGAAGCACCAGCCCCACAAAGTGACACAGTACAAGAAGGGCAAGGATTCTCTGTATGCCCAGGGAAAGCGGCGTTATGACAGGAAACAGAGTGGCTATGGTGGGCAGACTAAGCCGATTTTCCGGAAAAAGTCTAAAACTACAAAGAAGATTGTACTGAGGCTTGAATGTGTTGAGCCCAACTGTAGGTCAAAGAGAATGCTGGCTATTAAGAGATGCAAGCATTTTGAGCTGGGAGGTAATAAGAAGAGAAAGGGCCAAGTGATCCAGTTTTGA